A window from Carassius gibelio isolate Cgi1373 ecotype wild population from Czech Republic chromosome B3, carGib1.2-hapl.c, whole genome shotgun sequence encodes these proteins:
- the LOC127953911 gene encoding recoverin-like, with translation MGNTKSGALSKEILEDLKLNTRYTEEELCAWYATFLKECPTGRITKEQFEGIYASFFPDADPTAYARHVFRSFDTNADGTLDFKEYIVALHLTSSGKTMRKLEWAFALYDVDGNGTISKNEVQEIVRSIFNMIPVEDQKNLREDEDTPEKRADKIWNFFGKKEDDKIGEGEFIQGVMENKDILRLIQFDEPKKIQEKLKEKKH, from the exons ATGGGGAACACCAAAAGCGGCGCTTTGTCCAAAGAGATTCTGGAAGACCTGAAGCTGAACACCAGATACACCGAGGAAGAGCTCTGCGCATGGTACGCCACCTTCCTCAAGGAGTGTCCTACCGGACGCATCACCAAGGAACAGTTCGAGGGCATCTACGCCAGTTTCTTTCCAGATGCGGACCCTACCGCTTACGCTCGGCACGTCTTCCGCAGCTTTGACACTAATGCCGATGGCACCTTGGACTTTAAGGAGTACATTGTGGCGCTTCACCTTACCTCATCAGGCAAGACCATGCGCAAACTGGAATGGGCGTTCGCTCTGTACGACGTAGACGGCAACGGGACCATCAGTAAAAACGAGGTGCAGGAGATTGTACGG TCAATATTCAACATGATTCCCGTCGAAGACCAGAAGAACCTTCGGGAAGACGAGGACACGCCAGAAAAGCGAGCGGACAAAATCTGGAACTTTTTCGGAAAGAAGGAAGACG ATAAGATTGGAGAGGGGGAATTCATTCAGGGCGTCATGGAAAACAAAGACATCTTGAGGTTGATACAGTTCGACGAGCCGAAGAAGATCCAGGAAAAACTTAAGGAGAAGAAGCATTAA